The DNA window GGCGGCAGACGAACCAGTAGCTGTAGGGGCTCTTCACCTCGATATCGAACAGGCGGGTGAGGCGTTCGTCGCGCGCGTCGGAAAAATGGCTGCCGTGCATGATGGCAACGCCCAGGCCCTGCGCGGCCGCTTCCAGCATCAGCGGGCCGGAATCCATATGATCGACCGATGCGGGCTTCAGGTTCGGCAAGCCGACCTCGCGGCGCCAGGCGTCGAATGTGCCGGGCATCTCGCTATGAACGAACACCGTTTGTCCGGTGAGGTCGTTAGGCTCCTGAAGGTTTTCGCGCTCGGCGAATTCGCGGCTGGTGATGGCGTACACGCTGTTGGTGTCCAGCCGGCGGCTGTAGAGCTTCTCGTCCACCTGCGAGGCGATGATGATTGCCGCGTCCACCGAATCGCCCAGAAGGTTCTCCGCATGGGTGGAGGTGATGACGTCGAGATGCAGTTTCGGATAAAGCCGGCGCAATTCACCCAGATTGGGAATAAGGCGCTGCGATCCGAACAGCGGCAGCACGCCCAGCCGCAGACGGAAATCGGCGTCGCGGTCGCTGACGGCCTCCACGGCGTCGGCGATCATGTCGAGCGCGGGCGAAACCGCTTCGATCAGGCGGTGCGCGTCATCATTAGGTGTCATCGCCTGCGCTTTGCGATCGAACAGCGGCTTGCCGATGAAATCTTCCAGTGCCTTGATCCGGCGGCTCAGGGCCGGCGCAGAGATGGCCAGTTCGCTCGCCGCAGCCTTGGCACTGCCAAGCTTTACCGTCCGGACGAAGGCCTCAAGGGCGCGAAGGGGTGGGAGACGTCGCATGTTACTCCAAGACGCAAGTTTCTGTTGCGGCGCAGCAATAAGATATCATGCGCAAACCCGCAGAACTCTGCGCTTCGCTAAACCTCAGTTGCGCATTTTGCAAGCTAGATAATTCCTTTCGCACTTGCACAATAAACCGGATGGGTGCACTTAGGACGGGCCTTTCAGGCATCCTCTCCTAAGACTTTTCCAGGGCCGGTGTTCGCACCGGCCTTTTTTTTCGCCTGTTTTCCAGGACGGGCAAAGGACTGCATGCGGTTCGCCAGGACGTGGAAATCATTTCGCTGCCGTCCCCTCGAAACTTCCGACCGCGCGCCCCATTATACTCTCCGACAACTTTGTATGAGAGGGAGCCGCATGGCTGACGAAGAGCCGCAGGATCCGCGCGTTGCGGGCCGCAAATTGCAGGTCGCCAATGCCAAGAAGGAAGACAGCGGACGCGGCCTTGCGCGGATGTCCCGTCAGGTGATGGCCTCGCTCGGCCTGGTCCAGGGCGATGTGGTGGAGATCGAAGGCAAACGCTCCACGCCCGCGCGCGCGATCGAACCCTATCCCGAGGATGAAGGGCTGGAGATCATCCGGATCGATGGTCTTCTGCGTGTCAACGCAGGCGTCGGTGCCGGCGAGCATGTCACGGTGAAGAAGGCCGAATCGCAAGCTGCCGCCCGCGTCGTTTTGGCTCCTGCGCAGCGCGATCTGCGGCTGCAGGGCAGTTCTCAGGCGCTCAAGCGCACTTTCATAGGCCGACCGATGATTGCGGGCGATGTCGTCGCCACCGCTGGCCAGCGCCGCGTGGAGCCAAGCGAGATGCCGCCGCAGCTGCGCCAGATGATGAATGCGCCGGCTTTCTCGCTCACCGAGATCCGCCTCAAGGTCGTCTCCACCACGCCAAAAGGTCTCGTCCATATTGACGAGAATACCGAGATCGAACTGCGCAGCGAATATACCGAGCCCAAGGAAGGGCGCCGCGCCGACGTAACCTATGACGATCTGGGCGGCATGACCGATACGATCGATCAGCTGCGTGAGATGGTGGAGCTGCCGCTGCGCTATCCCGAGCTGTTCACCCGGCTCGGCGTCGATCCGCCGCGCGGCGTGTTGCTGCACGGCCCGCCGGGGACCGGCAAGACGCGCCTGGCGCGCGCCGTTGCCAACGAATCGGACGCGAATTTCTTTCTGATCAACGGGCCCGAAATCATGGGTTCGGCCTATGGCGAATCGGAAAAGCGGCTTCGCGAAGTGTTCGAGCAGGCCACGCAATCGGCCCCCTCGATCCTGTTCATCGATGAGATCGACTCGATTGCTCCCAAACGCGATCGCGTGCAGGGCGAGGCGGAGAAGCGGCTGGTCGCGCAGCTGCTGACCCTGATGGACGGGTTGGAGCCGCGAACCAATCTGGTGATCATTGCGGCGACTAACCGTCCGGAAGCGGTCGATGAAGCCTTGCGTCGGCCCGGACGGTTTGACCGCGAGATCGTGGTCGGCGTGCCGGACGAGGCCGGACGCCGCGAGATCATGGCGATCCACACCCGCGGCATGCCGCTCGGCAGCCGGGTCGATCTGGATGAGCTTGCCCGTACCACCTACGGTTTCGTCGGCGCGGACCTGTCCTCGCTGGCGCGCGAGGCGGCGATCGAGGCGGTGCGCCGCATCATGCCGAAGATCGATCTGGAAGAAGGCACGATCCCGCCGGACGTGCTTTCCTCGCTGGAAGTCACCCGCGAGGATTTCGTGGAGGCGCTCAAGCGCATCCAACCATCCGCGATGCGCGAGGTGATGGTGCAGGTCCCGCAAGTGCGCTGGGAAGATGTCGGTGGTCTTGATGAAGCGCAGCGGCAGCTACGCGAAGGCATCGAACTGCCATTGCGCAATCCGGACGCGTTTCTGCGGCTCGGCATCCGGCCGGCCAAGGGCTTCCTGCTCTATGGACCGCCCGGTACGGGCAAAACCTTGCTGGCCAAGGCCGCGGCGCGCGAGAGCCAGGCCAATTTCATCGCCACCAAAAGTTCGGACCTTCTGTCGAAATGGTATGGCGAGAGCGAGCAGCAGATCGCGAAGCTCTTCGCCCGTGCAAGGCAGGTGGCACCGACGGTGATCTTCATCGACGAAATCGATTCCCTGGTTCCTGCGCGCGGCAGCGGATCGGGCGGCGAACCGCAGGTGACCGAGCGCGTGGTGAACACCATCTTGTCCGAGATGGACGGGCTGGAGGAATTGCAGTCCGTGGTCGTCATCGGCGCGACCAATCGCCCGACACTGGTCGATCCTGCCTTGCTGCGCCCGGGCCGGTTCGACGAACTCGTCTATGTGTCCGTTCCGAACAAGGACGGTCGGCGGCGCATTCTTGCGATCCACACCGCGAAGATGCCGCTGGCGTCCGATGTCGATCTGGATGAGGTTGCATCGCGTACCGAGCGGTTCACCGGGGCGGATCTGGAAGATCTGGTCAGGCGTGCGGGCCTGTTCGCGCTGCGCGAGGGCGGGAACGATGTGAGCGAAGTGGACATGAGCCATTTCAGCCAGGCCATGAACGCCAGCCGTGCTTCGGTGACACAGGAGATGGAGGAGGAATATCGCTCCATCGAAGCGAAGCTGAAACAGAACGCCATGCGAGCGCAGTCGATCGGGTTCATCACGCCCGGAATGCTGGAAAGCCACGGCGACAAATAGAGAGCGTGTCCGTTGCGACGGACGCGCTCACCTCGTTCGCACCGAGCCTGTCGAAGGACCGTTTTTCTCCCCGGCGCTGCCGAGAAGAAGGACGGTGCTTCGACAAGTTCAGCCCGAACGGCAATCGACCGCTATGCGATGTGGCGCATCATCCCGCCGTCTCTCGCTTCAGCTTGAAGATCGTCCAGACGAACACCGCCGCCGCCAGCGCCGCAGCCAGGCCGAACAGCGCCCAGGCGTTCTGGTTGTAGATGTAAACGCCGACGCTGGGGCCCAGGACGAACGCGGCGCCGTTGATGGAGGCGACCATTCCCGCCACCGCGCCCTGGTCCTCCGGCTCCACGGCGAGCGAGGCACCCGCGGTAAAGCCGGGCCGAAACAGCGCAAAGCCGAGTGAGGCAACGCCGAACCCTGCGGCTATCGTGCAGAGGCTTTCGCTCGCCCCCAACATCAGCGAACCCGCTGCGATGAACGCCATACCGAACAGGATGCAATTGCGTGCGCCGATGTGGAGGATGGGGATAAGGCCCCATTGCGCGATCAAGGTAGCAGCCGCACCCACCGTCAGCACCAACGCGGTTGGCTCATAGGCAAGTTCGGGCGTTGTACGCAGACCCAGCCGGTCCAGTACCAGAAAACCTGCGACGAAGCTCAGCACCGCCTGCGCATGGCCGCCTGCCAGGCCGATACCGAGCCAGCCGCGAATCCGCGGATCGAGCCAGCGCAGGGTTTCGCGTTCCACCGTCCCGTCCGGATCGGCGATGGCGGCGCTGGGCTGCGCGCTGGCATAGGGCTCGCTGCTGGCGAAGCTGCGCGCGGCAAAGCGGGGGTCGTCTGCCGGAAAGCGAAAGCGAAGGGCCAGCAGTACCAGAACGCCGATCAGCGCGAAGATCAGCATCGGCCCGGCATCATCGACGAACGGCAGAATGAAGAAGGGCGCCAGGAACGGGCCGACGATGGTGCCGAGGCCGAAGCTGCTGGCGACGAGCGAGAGCGCCTTCACGCGCTGTTCCTTTTCCGTGCGCGCGGCGACATAGGCCTGCACGGCTGGCGGCGCGGCCGAACCGAAGCCGCCATAGATACTGCGGAACAGCGCGAAGATGATCAGTGTCAGCCCTCCACTGACCAATCCATGCAGGCCCACGAAGAGAACGATCCCGCACAGCGTCATGGATATCGAAAAGGCGGCAACGCCCAGCATCATCAACCTTTTGCGACCGCGCCGATCCGACTGGCGGGCCCAGCGGGGCGCGGTGATGACCCAAAGCAGCGCAGACCAGGTGAACGCTGCGGAAATCCAGTAATCTGCAACGCCAAGCTGCGTGCCGATGGCCGGCAGGACGCTTTGCATGGCGGTATTGCCGGCGGCGCTGATCAGCATCACCATGAACAGGATCGCCATGCGTCCAGTCGGTATGGCCGCCGGTATCGCCGCCGGATTTCCGGACGGGCTGGGCGCGGGCTGCGCGGGGCCGTTTTCTATCGCCATCAGTCCTCGGTCCGGCCGATCGTGCCGCTTACCGTCTTATCCACGGTGCTGACGACGAAATAGGCGAACACCCAATATAACCGGGTGAAAAGACCGGTGCGCTTATCGTTCACATCAGGCGTGATTTCCAGCGACCGGGCCTGCATCCGGTCCATCCGCTCACGGATATGCTGCGCGGCCTCCGCGCTTTCGATGCGGACCATGATTTCCAGATTCACGTAGAGGCTGCGCGCATCCATGTTGGAGCTGCCGGCATAAACGACATCGTCGATCACGATGCACTTCATGTGCAGGCGGCAGCGTTCATATTCGTACACATGGGCGCGGCGTTTCAGCAGATAGCTGTGCGTCAGCCGGTGCGCGGCAAGGGTGATCTTGTGATCGGTGCGGCCAGCCAGGATCAGGCGGGCCTGCCCGCGCCGCGCAAGATGGCCGATACGCCTCAAGATGCTGCGCCCAGGTGAAAAATAGGCTTCCACCATGTCCAGCCGCTCGCCGCTCTCCAGGTCGTTCTTGAGCGAGCGGACCCACGGGCTGAGCCGCCCCGGTCCGCCGATCGTCCAGGCAAGCGGGCCCCTGTCGCCATGCCAGTTGCTCACCAGGCGGCGGATGTCGCGAAGCCGCACCTTCTTTTGCTTCGCGATTTCGATCAGCTTGTCGTAATAATCGGCGAGTTGCCCGGCGTCCGGGCCGGACACGAGCACGCCCATATCCTCCCAGCTGTTCTCCGGCGGATCGGCCTTGCCAAAATAATCGGCGGCCATGTTGAAGCCGCTGACGATTGCCTGATTGCTATCGATGACCAGAATTTTCTGGTGGTTGCGGATGAGCGATTTGGTGGACCAAGCGGCGGAGAATTTGTGCCAGGTGCCGCCTTCTTCGAGAAATTCGTTGAAGAATTTGTCGGGCGTCTCATCGCTGCCGATCGCATCGATCACCAACTGCACTTCCACGCCCCTGCGGCAGGCGCGGCAGAGTGCCTTCATGAAAGCCTCGCCGATCTCGTCCTCGCCCACCATATAGTAGAAGGCACGGATGCGCTCCTCGGCCATGTCGATGAGGCCGATGACCGCGGCAAGCCGATCCTCCGCGGCGTGAAAGAAGCGCACTTCATTGTCCTCCACCGCAAATGTGGGGACGTCGAGTTCGCGCGGATCGCCATAATGCTCGGCGATTTCGTAATCGCCGACGCAGTGAATTTCGCAATCGTCGCGGTACTCCCTATCCGCCACAATCAGGCTGCGAGTTCGGCGGCGGTCAAAGCGTAAAGTGGCTCCGCTCCGGCGGTGGCGGCGGCTTCAAGTCCGGTGGCCTCTGGCACCATCGCGGTGAGATAATAGTCCGCCGCGGCAATCTTCCCCTTCAGGAACGGATCGTCGCCGCCGGCCAGTTCATCCTGTGCGGCGGCGCGCTGCTTGGCCATCAGCCAGCCGCTCACCAGCGTGGCGTACATGGTGAGGAAGGGCACGCTGCCGCCCAGCTTGTCGTCGATGCTCGCTTCGTCCTGCATCCAGTGGAGCACGCGGCCCGTGGCGGCGGCAAGATCGGCAAGCGGACCTTCCGCCTCGGCCGCGATGCGCTCCACCAGCCCGCGCGCGACCGCGCCGCCGTCCATCGACAGCTTGCGCCCGACAAGGTCCGCCGCCTGGATGCCGTTGGTGCCTTCGTAGATCGGCGCGATGCGCGCGTCGCGATAATGCTGCGCCGCGCCGGTTTCCTCGACGAACCCCATGCCGCCATGCACCTGAATGCCGAGGCTTGCGATCTCGATGCCCAGATCGGTGGCATAGGCCTTGGACAGCGGGGTGAGCAGATCGGCAAGGCCACGCGCGTCCGCATCGCCCAGGGTCGCGCGGTCCACCTGACCGCTGGCATAATAGAGCAGCGCACGGATCGCCTGCGTGCCGGCCTTCATGCGCAGCAGCATGCGGCGCACGTCGGGATGGTCCAGAATGGCGATCGGATCGCGGCTTTCCCCGCCCGCCCGCGCGGACTGCACGCGCTCGGCGGCGAAAGCGAGGGCCTGCTGCGTCGCGCGTTCACCGATTTGCACGCCCTGCAGGCCGACATTGAGCCGTGCGTTGTTCATCATCGTGAACATCGCGCGCATGCCGCCATGCTCCGGCCCGATCAGATGGCCGATGCTGTCGCCATCCTCGCCATAAGCGAGAACGCAGGTGGGCGAAGCGTTGATGCCGAGCTTATGTTCGATCGAGACGGTGCGGACGTGGTTGTCCTCGCCCAGCGATCCATCCGCATTGACGCGGGTTTTCGGCACCAGGAACAGCGAAATGCCGCGCGTTCCTGCCGGTGCGTCGGGCGTTCGGGCCAGAACCAGGTGAACGATATTTTCGGCCATGTCGTGATCGCCGAAGGTGATGTAGATTTTCTGGCCCTTGATGTTCCAGCCGCCGTCTTCGCGCGGGGTGGCGGTGGCGGTGAGCGCGCCGACATCGGAGCCGGCCTGCGGCTCGGTGAGGTTCATCGTGCCGGTCCACTCGCCGGCGGCAAGCTTGGGCAGATATAGTTCTTTCTGCTCTTCGCTGCCATGATGCGCGATTGCCTCGACCGCGCCGACCGAGAGGATCGGGCAGAGCGTTAGCGCCATATTGGCCGCGCCAAGGCTTTCCAGCGCCACGGTGGCGAGCGAGAAGGGCAGGCCCTGGCCGCCATAATCGGCAGGCGCTGCGATGCCTGCCCAGCCGTTCTGCACATAGGCGTCCCAAGCGGCCTTGTAGCCGTCCGGCATCACCACATGCCCGTCCTTCATTTGTGCGCCCACGGTGTCGCCGATGCGGTTGAGCGGCGCGAACTCGTTCTCGGCGAAGTCGCCTACGCCTTCGACGATCGCCTGCACCATGTCCGGTGTGGCGTCGGCGAAGCGATTATGCCCGGCAAGTTCGTCGATGCCGGTGATATGGCGCAGCACGAACAGCTGCTCGCGGGTGGGGGCGGTGAACATGAAGGCTCTCCGAAAAAAGGGTTTCTATGCTTATAGGCATGTGGCCCGCGCCGCTGGAAGAGCAGGGCTTCATTTTCGCAAAAAAGAAAAACATCGCGGTGATGAAGGCGGGGCCCTATCACTCAGGTCATGCCCCGAAGGAAAGCGTTGGGCTCCAGCCTTGCGGGAGCGATGAGATGATCGACCAAGCCGATGATGCCGGTATCGAACGCGCCGCTGCTTTGCTCGGGTCCGGGCAGGCTGTCGCGCTCCCGACCGAAACGGTTTACGGGCTTGCCGCCGATGCCGCGCGCGACGACGCCGTAGCGGAAATCTATCGCATCAAAGGGCGGCCGAGCTTCAATCCGCTGATCGTGCATGTACGCGATCGGGCGCATGCGGAAACCCTGGCGCTGTTCGATGAGCGCGCGCTCGACCTGGCCGAACGGTTCTGGCCGGGGCCGCTTACCTTGGTTCTGCCGCGTCGCGACGGCGCTCCATTGGCCGAAGCAGCGACCGCTGGGCTTCCCACCGTGGCGCTGCGCTGCCCGGCCCATGCGGTGTTTCAAGCGGTGCTGGCGACCAGTGGCCTCGCATTGGCCGCGCCGTCCGCGAATCGCAGCGGCGCGATCAGTCCGTCCGAAACCGCCCATGTCGCCGCGTCGTTGGGAGAGCGGGTGCCGCTGATCCTGGACGGCGGGCCGACGCGGCAGGGCCTCGAATCGACCATCGTGAAGCTGGAGCCGGAGGGCTGGCGTCTGCTACGTCCCGGTCCGCTGCCGCTGGAGGAGCTGATCGAAGCTCTCGGCAGCCCGCCCACAGCGGAAGCGGGGCAGGGGATCGAAGCACCGGGACAGATGGCGAGCCATTACGCCCCGTCGAAGCCGCTGCGGCTCGACGCCAAGAGCGGTGAAAAAGGCGAGTGGCTGATCGGTTTCGGTGAAGTGACGGGTGACGATACTCTATCGGTCGACGGAGACCTCGCCGAAGCCGCGGCCCACCTGTACGCCGCACTGCACCGCGCGGATGCCAGCGACCGCGCGGCGATCGCGGTGGCACCGGTGCCTGATGGGGGGATCGGCGTAGCGATCAACGATCGGTTGAAGCGCGCCGCCGTGCGGTAGGTTGGCACAATGCGAGGCGGTTTCAGACCGGCTCGTTCATTAGATACTCCATCTCGCGCTCGACCTTGTACAGGTCCGCGCAGGCATCATTGCCCGGATCGCGATCGCATTTGCGTTGCAGCTTGTCCCGTTCGCGCGAAAGCTTTCCCAGCCGTTCCTCTCGTCGGCGCAGATCGCGGCCACGCTTCTCGTCCCGCTCAGACTGGCTGACGGTGACTGCGTCGATACCCGAACCCACCGCATTCACGCCGGTTTTGGCAATCTTGACGGGCAGTGTCACCACATCGGCCACAGTGCTGAGACATCCACCGAGCATCGGGACGGCAAGCAGCAGGGGCAGGGCACGGAGCAAGGACATGAGGCTCACCCTAAGCTGCGCCGAGTAACGATATGGTGAACGATCAGTTCAAAAGATCCACCGCGAAGGCGCGGACCTCCTTCGCCAGTTCGGGCCGTTCGAGCGCCAGAGCGAGATTGGCCTTGAGATAGCCGACCTTTGAGCCGCAATCGAACCGTTCGCCATCGAAGATATGGGCATGGAAGGGTTGCTGGCCGATCATCTTGGCCATCGCGTCGGTAAGCTGGATCTCGCCCCCGGCGCCCGCTTCCTGCGTTTCCAGCACGCGCATCACTTCGGGCTGTAGGATGTAACGGCCGGATACGATGAGGTTGGAGGGCGCATCCTCCACCGCTGGCTTTTCGACAAGACCCTTCACTTCGGTCAGGTTGCCGTCACTTGTCCCCGGATCGACCACGCCGTAGCTCGACACCGCCTCGCGCGGGATTTCTAGCACGCTGATCATGTTGCCGCCGACCTTTTCATAGGCGTCCACCATCTGCTTCATGCAGCCGGGCGAACCGTGCATCATCTCGTCGGGAAGGAAGATGGCGAAGGGCTCATCGCCCACGATGTCGCGCGCACACCAGATGGCGTGGCCCAGACCCAGCGGCTCTTGCTGACGAACATATACGCACGCGCCGGGGCCAAGGCGCGTGCCGTCCAGCAAATCCATGTCCTTGCCGCGTTCACCCATGGTCGTTTGCAGCTCATAGGCGATGTCGAAATGATCCTCGATCGCGCTTTTGCCGCGCCCGGTGACGAAAATCATCTGCTCGATCCCCGCCTCGCGCGCCTCGTCCACCGCATATTGGATCAGCGGCTTGTCGACCACCGGGAGCATTTCCTTCGGCACCGCCTTGGTGGCGGGCAGGAAGCGGGTGCCAAGGCCCGCAACGGGAAAAACGGCCTTGCGGATCGGTTTCATGAATCTGCCCCTGTCAATGCACAACGAGCCCCTGCCTTTGCAGGAGCCCGCTTTGTTTTCAACTGATCTGGGTTGTCAACTGATCTGGATTGGTCAGGCCGTTTCACGCAGCCTGTCGGCGAAGCCCTTCTTCAGCTTCTGAAGCTTGGGCGGGATCACCGCCATGCAGTAGGGATTGCCTTGCCCTTCGCCGTCCCAATAATCCTGATGATAATCCTCGGCAGGATACCAGGTGGTCGCTTCCTCGATAGTGGTGACGATTTCGCCCGAATGGTCCTTGGCTGCCCGGTCGATCGCGGCTTCGGCTTCCGCTTGCTGGTCATCGTCCAGCGGGAACATGGCGCTGCGATATTGGGTGCCGACATCATTGCCCTGGCGGTTGAGCTGCGTTGGGTCGTGCGTCGCGAAGAAGATATCTGCCAGATCGCCATAGGAGATGACAGCGGGATCATAGGTGACGCGGATTGCCTCGGCATGGCCGGTCGTGCCGGAGCAGACTTCGCGATACGTCGGATTGTCGACATGGCCGCCGATATAGCCGCTTTCGACTGCGCTAACGCCGCCAAGCTGCTTGAACACCGCTTCGGTGCACCAGAAGCAGCCGCCGGCAAATATGGCCTGTTCGCTCATGGGAGAGTTCCTTCCTGAAAATCACTTGTCCAGAAGATGGTGGCGGCAAGGGCCGTGGGCAAGGCCGCGGGTTTTGACGCGTCATGCCTAATGTCTGGAGAGACTATTTCAGGGAGGGGAGCGGCTGCGTCAGGATCGGTGGAACCTTCGCTCCATCGCGCGTGGCGGCGGTGGGCAGGCGCGCGATCTCCTCGTCAATCGCTTTGGCGCGTTCCTTCCAGCGTGCATGCGTGCCATCGCTGATCAGCCCCTCGCCATGTTCGCGGCCAAAACGCTCCCAGAAGCGGATCGCGCTGGCGGGATCGTAACCGGCATTGGCGAGCAGCCAGACCGACAGCCGGTCCGCCTCCTCCTCGGTCTGCCGGATGCGGCGTGGGTTCTTGCCGAACATTCGCCCGATGCCACGCTTGATGTCAACGGCGTTCAGCCGCTCGCGATGGCGCAGGACATTGTGGGCAAATTCGTGCGCGACGACGGCCGCGAGCTGCCCTTCGCCATCGGGAGCACCCAGCGCATATTGCATAAGCGGCAGGTTCACGCTGACCATCCGCCCATCCGCGCCCGCATCATAACCTTTCTCGATCAACAGCTGAAAGCGCGTGGCACAGGCGGGGGCTGGGGTCAGCGTGATCGAAAGGGGACGGCCGTGACGCAGAAGATCGAGCGTAACGGGGTGGCCTGCCGAAGTGGCGGCGGCAAAAGCGTCCGCGATGCGCTGGATGCGCGTATAGGGATCGTCCGTCAGCCCCTCGGTCATCGCGTCGATGCGCTGCGTCTGCGTATCGTGGTGGAGGGCAACCAACGCGTCGCCGGGCACAATAGCAGCGGCCGCTCCAGGGCTGCCTGGCACCACCGCTTCGACTTCGACCGGACTTTCAAACGCGAACACGCCAGCAATCGCCTCGCGATCCCCATATTGCGCGATGTCGTGCAATTGCAGGCCGGTTGCGCCGTCCAGCCGCTCGCACAGCGGCGCGTTTGCGGTGGCGAGGCGGTATCCGATGGTGGCGAGCTGTCCGTCCATCGCCTGCAATTCGTGATAGGGCGAGGCATATTGCGACGCGGCAGCAGGCGTCGGTCCGAGCGTCGAAATCGCGATAAGCAGAGGGACGAGGGCACGCATGAGCCGCCTTCTAGCGCGGCATCGCTGAATGTGCAGCAACCTCCGCAAAGCAGTCCTTGGGCGCCCATCGATGCGCGCCGTCGCCGCGTGCAGCAGAAGGCGAGCCATAAGAAGATAATAGGGATCAGCCGGGCGCTATAGCAGCGGACCTTTCTTTAAACGGAACCTGTCGTTACTACTGCGCGCTGCTGTCAGGCCAGACCGCGCCACCGTCCAGTAGAAAGGCTTCAGCAATGACACCGGAACGCAAGGCGCTAATCGCTAGCGTCAGTATTTTTCTGTTCGGCGGGCTCGGCTATTGGGCCAATGGCCTCATCTATTCCAGCGCCAAAGCGCTCGATATGATCGAAACGCTGCGCGGTTCAGCCCTCTATCTGGGCAGTGCCATGGCCACCAGCTCGGGCACCACCCTGGCTTTGATGCTCACGCTCGTCGGTTTCATGATGCGTCTCGATACCGAGTTCGACCGTTCGGTGTACAAGCGGATCAAGAATATTGCGCTGTTCAGCACGCTGTCGCTGGCGGGATCGGTGATCCTGCTCCTGGTGCTGACGCTGCCGATCGGCCAGTTCGAGAAGGTGCCTGCGCAATGGTATCCGATCCTTTACACCGTGATCTACACGCTGGTGATCTTCCTCGCGGGTCTGCTGGTGGGTACCGTGACGCTGGTGTTCGGCACCGTGCTTTTGTTGATTCAAAACGTGACGCCGGGCGACGAAGCCTAGTCGCCTGATCGCCCCGGGCACGTTTCCGGCGGCTGCGCGTTCGCAGCGCCATGAAACCTCAACATCACCGGTATCCCTATAGTGCAATCGTCGATCGCCCTTCGTTCGATTGGCCCGATGGACGCCGTGTCGCGCTCTACATCGGCGTAAACCACGAAGTCTTCCACTTCGGCGACGGGCTGGGTGCGACGCTGGCGCCCTCTCAGACCGAGCCTGATGTGATGAACTACGCCTGGCGCGATTACGGAAATCGGGTGGGCGCGTGGCGCATGTTCGATCTCTTCGACGAGCTGGACCTGAAGGCCACCGCGCTCGTGAACGCCGAACTGGTCGAGCGTTGCCCGCGGCTGGTGGAAGCGTGTCGCGACCGGGGGGACGAGATCGCCGCGCACGGCATGACCAATGCCGAAGCGCAGGGGGCGATGAACGAAGCGGCAGAACGCGCGATGATCGAGCGGACGACGCAAGCGCTCGCCTCGATGGGCGCAAGACCGCGCGGTTGGCTCGGCCCATGGATATCGCAAAGCGAGCATACGCCCGATCTGCTCGCGGAGGCGGGCTACGACTATCTGCTGGACTGGGCGCATGACGATCAGCCGGTCTGGTTCGAGACGCGGTCCCGGCCCATCCTGTCGGTGCCCTATTCGCAGGAGATCAACGACATTCCGGCGATCGTCGCGCGCCAGCAGGAGGCGGAAGGCTTTGCCACAATGATCGAGCGCGCGGTCGAGCAGCTATTGGTCGACGGCCGGAAACATCCGGTGGCGCTGGGCATAGCGCTGCATCCCTATGTGATGGGCCAGGCACACCGCCTTCCGGCCCTTCGCGATGTGTTGACAAGGCTGCGCGAACGTACGGACGACGGCATCTGGTGGACCACCGCGGGGGAAATTGCCGACCATTATCGGCGGATCGAGAGCGCGAACGACACAAGCCGATAGCTTCAAGGCTCAGCCAACCAATGAAAAAGCCCGCCGGAGCGTCTCCGGCGGGCTTTTTCTTTTTCGAACCGAAAAGCTTGGGAAGCTTATTCCGGAGCCGGGCCTTCGCCAGCGCTGTCGGTGACGACTTCACCGAGCGGATCGCTAGTCGCCACAGCGGCGTCCGCGTCCTGCTTCAGTTCGGCCTCATGCTCTTCGGCGGCAGTCTGCGCGGCGATGAGCTCTTCCTGGA is part of the Novosphingopyxis iocasae genome and encodes:
- a CDS encoding polysaccharide deacetylase family protein, encoding MKPQHHRYPYSAIVDRPSFDWPDGRRVALYIGVNHEVFHFGDGLGATLAPSQTEPDVMNYAWRDYGNRVGAWRMFDLFDELDLKATALVNAELVERCPRLVEACRDRGDEIAAHGMTNAEAQGAMNEAAERAMIERTTQALASMGARPRGWLGPWISQSEHTPDLLAEAGYDYLLDWAHDDQPVWFETRSRPILSVPYSQEINDIPAIVARQQEAEGFATMIERAVEQLLVDGRKHPVALGIALHPYVMGQAHRLPALRDVLTRLRERTDDGIWWTTAGEIADHYRRIESANDTSR